One window of Bactrocera tryoni isolate S06 chromosome 2, CSIRO_BtryS06_freeze2, whole genome shotgun sequence genomic DNA carries:
- the LOC120768401 gene encoding uncharacterized protein LOC120768401, which yields MTSTPTPLRRLVAASALLLLFSHVNANGYHYGPPTAPSAPARPPSNSGHYFGPIPTTVPLPPIPALPALPTGRPRVQHFLPGPPPTRTQTQTIVQVHPGSSAAPRPAPPQQLPPSGPYNSFGGNFGERLPAQAQQGGGYHYGPPTASAPSAPSGPGGFPQGPLQPQPVRVPFGQQPIYKIGNDLGPDGDFYVVNGRQLKQYAVVEFVDNDISQDTKPFLTQSFVNNYRALVGASGTGAIAPLPSAMQLDSAANAILREQQRLAFRGATASGDTIALGSGGIGYVRLPDGSITLGSGSLNFVTGQQHLSELRNARTRSESQRDPLHFGHGPLEDPAIQVNGVLNNGFF from the coding sequence ATGACGTCTACACCAACACCACTACGCCGCCTCGTAGCTGCTTCGGCGCTGCTATTGCTTTTCAGCCACGTTAATGCTAACGGTTATCATTATGGACCACCAACGGCACCATCAGCACCGGCACGTCCTCCCAGTAATTCAGGTCATTACTTCGGACCCATCCCTACTACAGTGCCACTACCACCGATACCAGCTCTGCCAGCTCTACCCACTGGTCGGCCACGTGTACAGCATTTCCTGCCAGGTCCGCCTCCCACACGCACGCAAACGCAGACAATCGTCCAAGTGCATCCCGGTTCATCTGCGGCACCACGTCCAGCGCCGCCTCAACAACTACCTCCGTCCGGTCCTTACAATTCGTTCGGTGGTAACTTCGGTGAGCGCTTACCAGCACAAGCACAACAAGGTGGTGGCTATCATTATGGACCTCCTACCGCATCAGCGCCCTCTGCACCATCAGGCCCTGGCGGTTTTCCACAGGGTCCACTCCAACCACAACCTGTACGTGTGCCATTCGGTCAACAACCGATTTACAAAATTGGCAACGATCTCGGTCCCGACGGTGATTTCTACGTGGTCAATGGACGTCAGTTGAAGCAATACGCCGTGGTGGAATTTGTCGACAACGATATCTCACAGGACACCAAACCGTTTCTCACACAATCGTTCGTGAATAATTATCGCGCACTCGTAGGCGCTTCTGGCACCGGCGCTATTGCACCACTACCCTCGGCCATGCAATTGGATTCCGCGGCAAATGCGATTTTACGTGAGCAGCAACGACTCGCCTTCAGAGGTGCCACCGCAAGTGGTGACACGATCGCTTTAGGTTCGGGCGGCATCGGTTATGTGCGTCTGCCCGATGGCAGCATAACTTTAGGTTCGGGCTCGCTAAACTTCGTAACTGGCCAACAACATTTGTCCGAGCTGCGGAATGCGCGTACACGCTCCGAGTCACAACGCGATCCACTACATTTCGGTCATGGCCCATTGGAGGATCCTGCTATACAAGTGAATGGAGTGTTAAATAATGGCTTCTTCTGA